One Nicotiana sylvestris chromosome 12, ASM39365v2, whole genome shotgun sequence genomic window carries:
- the LOC138884249 gene encoding uncharacterized protein, which produces MTLTQICNAVVTRPIVEKLSDLGSFTIPCTIGNFAFAKALCDLGASINLMPLAIYKRLGIGRARPTSMLLQLADRTVKRPSGILDNVLIQVGKFVFPADFMILDCKVDEEILIILGRPFLATGRALIDCKTVELKMRLNDEEITFNVQKSLRRPNEVNGEELAEWVLALGGRGFWDRTLEFEPLHLENRETPPAKPPIEEPQKLELKPLPTRLRYKFLGPDSTSPVIISSSLLDVQAQQLVQVLKECKTAIRWTMADIKGISLPIACIKFCWKRDTNIPGNTKEGLTPT; this is translated from the exons aTGACTCTTACTCAGATCTGCAAtgcagtggtgactagaccaattgtTGAGAAGCTATCTGACTTAGGGAGCTTTACAATTCCCTGCACTATTGGTAACTTCGCTTTCGCCAAAGCACTTTGTGACTTaggggctagcataaatcttatgcccctaGCGATCTATAAAAGgttggggattggaagagctagacccacttctatgttgttgcagctggctgacaggactGTAAAAAGACCTTCTGGTATCCTGGATAATGTGttgattcaggtagggaaatttgtgttccctgcagattttatGATCTTAGACtgcaaggtggatgaagaaattctCATAATTTTAGGAAGGCCGTtcttggccactgggagagctctcattgattgtaAGACTGtggagctcaagatgagattgaacgatgaagagataacattcaatgtgcaaaAATCtttgaggcgaccaa atgaggtgaatggagaagaactggcagaatgggtgttggcattaGGGGGCAGAGGATTCTGGGATAGAACTCTtgaatttgagcccttgcacttagaaaatagagaaactcctccagccaagccaccCATTGAAGAACCACAAAAGCTGGAATTGAAGCCACTGCCCACCCGTCTTAGGTATAAGTTCCTTGGACCTGACTCCACAtcacctgttattatctcatccaGTTTGTTAGATGTACAGGCACAACAACTCGtgcaggtactcaaggagtgtaagACTGCCATtaggtggaccatggcagacattaaggggatcagcCTGCCtattgcatgcataaaattctgctggaagagggacacaaacattccagggaacaccaaagaaggtttaaccccaacatga
- the LOC104234199 gene encoding calcium-dependent protein kinase 1 — MGNCNSSSSDQTTTISSGGATGPPPSETTGIRIIPSSQPPPPRPLSGIGRVLGKPMEDVRSTYIFGGELGRGQFGVTFLVTHKQTHQQFACKSIATRKLIAADDVDDVRREVQIMHHLTGHRNIVELKGTFEDKHHVHLVMELCAGGELFDRIIAKGHYSERAAAGLCRQMVTVVHYCHSMGVMHRDLKPENFLFLSSDESSPLKATDFGLSVFFKPGDVFKDLVGSAYYVAPEVLRREYGPEADIWSAGVILYILLSGVPPFYGENDQSIFDAVLRGHLDFSSDPWPSVSSSAKDLVKKMLRSDPRERLSAAEVLNHPWMREDGDASDKPLDIAVLSRMKQFRAMNKLKKVALKVIAENLSEEEIIGLKEMFKSIDTDDSGTITYEELKAGLTKMGTKLSESEVRQLMEAADVDGNGTIDYLEFITATMHMNRMEREDHLYKAFEYFDKDKSGYITMDELEHALKKYNISDEKTIKEIIAEVDTDNDGRINYDEFAAMMRKGNLDFVNNRRRR; from the exons ATGGGCAACTGTAACAGCTCATCTTCCGACCAAACTACCACCATATCCTCAGGCGGCGCCACCGGTCCACCGCCGTCTGAAACCACCGGTATCCGAATCATCCCTTCATCTCAACCGCCACCTCCCCGACCACTTTCCGGAATCGGCCGTGTCCTCGGCAAACCAATGGAAGACGTTCGTTCCACCTACATTTTCGGCGGCGAACTCGGCCGCGGACAATTTGGAGTAACCTTTTTAGTAACTCACAAACAAACGCACCAGCAATTCGCGTGCAAGTCAATCGCCACGCGAAAGCTCATAGCGGCTGACGACGTGGACGACGTACGCCGCGAGGTTCAGATCATGCACCACTTAACCGGTCACCGGAACATCGTGGAACTTAAAGGAACGTTCGAGGACAAGCATCACGTTCACCTCGTCATGGAACTTTGTGCCGGCGGCGAGCTTTTTGACCGGATAATTGCTAAAGGACACTATTCCGAACGAGCTGCCGCCGGACTTTGCCGGCAGATGGTTACGGTGGTTCATTATTGTCATTCTATGGGCGTTATGCATAGGGATTTAAAGCCGGAAAATTTCTTGTTTTTGAGCTCCGATGAAAGTTCACCGTTGAAGGCTACTGATTTTGGATTATCGGTCTTCTTCAAACCAG GTGATGTGTTCAAAGACCTAGTTGGTAGTGCATATTATGTCGCTCCTGAAGTTCTGCGTCGAGAATATGGACCTGAAGCTGATATTTGGAGTGCTGGAGTTATCCTGTACATTCTACTCAGTGGTGTTCCGCCATTCTATGGAG AGAATGATCAGAGTATCTTTGATGCCGTTCTTCGAGGTCATCTTGATTTTTCATCTGATCCTTGGCCTTCAGTATCGAGTAGTGCCAAAGATCTTGTTAAGAAAATGCTACGATCTGATCCTAGAGAAAGGCTTTCTGCAGCTGAAGTCCTAA ATCATCCATGGATGAGAGAAGATGGTGATGCATCTGACAAGCCTCTTGACATTGCTGTCTTATCTAGAATGAAACAATTCCGTGCTATGAACAAGCTGAAGAAAGTTGCACTGAAG GTAATTGCCGAAAATCTCTCCGAAGAAGAAATCATTGGCTTGAAGGAAATGTTCAAATCTATAGACACAGATGACAGTGGAACAATTACATATGAAGAATTGAAAGCTGGTCTTACAAAAATGGGCACAAAGCTTTCTGAGTCAGAAGTCAGGCAGTTGATGGAAGCG GCTGATGTTGATGGAAATGGAACAATTGATTACCTTGAGTTCATAACAGCTACAATGCACATGAATCGCATGGAAAGAGAAGATCACTTGTACAAAGCATTTGAGTATTTTGACAAGGATAAGAGCGG GTATATTACGATGGATGAATTGGAGCACGCCCTGAAGAAATACAACATTTCTGATGAAAAAACAATAAAAGAGATCATTGCTGAAGTTGACACAGACAAT GATGGAAGAATCAATTATGATGAGTTTGCTGCCATGATGAGGAAAGGTAATCTGGATTTTGTCAACAATAGACGTCGCAGATGA
- the LOC104234198 gene encoding uncharacterized protein, with protein sequence MDPRFHYLGFAANPFLNASKNLGNSIPIGGAVAEGGYCADTTLRLDSVGSLIPSVHSPKEIDQKIDSSLCLSLGHSSTSTESKWSSGILCTSLSPVKETHKSLMDLEVNFGFYLANETTARPKSSAISIPKVLDAGTAIDLELSLSSSAAESDVTTVPHGFGGAFHTDEVSTGSYRNTGSFFHPLHAPQDKEANFFSKQAIKEVEPSPVSPDPSSSVITHPKSSVTCTSGSTKHQQQQRNSGIKQCQFKGCVKGARGASGLCIAHGGGRRCQKPGCHKGAEGRTAFCKAHGGGRRCEFLGCTKSAEGRTDFCITHGGGRRCSHEGCTRAARGKSGLCIRHGGGKRCQMENCTKSAEGLSGLCISHGGGRRCQYPQCTKGAQGSTLFCKAHGGGKRCIFEGCNKGAEGSTPFCKGHGGGKRCTFQGGGVCPKSVHGGTLFCVAHGGGKRCAFPECSRSARGRTDFCVRHGGGKRCKFDGCGKSAQGSTDFCKAHGGGKRCSWGQPGSEFGHDNPCNSFARGTTRVSHGALMQDKRVHGGATLGAVVLDPTPQNLGKMKEIANVQDMYIDIMKMGNNILTSTGWKSFELKEGNTPVGGSSSSVSEGRVHGGSLMAMLAGGSNCTRGTMTTSAPGKPFGNA encoded by the coding sequence ATGGATCCCAGATTCCACTATTTGGGATTTGCTGCGAACCCGTTTTTAAATGCATCCAAAAATCTGGGCAATTCCATCCCAATTGGCGGAGCTGTAGCTGAAGGTGGTTATTGTGCTGATACCACCCTGCGTCTTGATTCGGTTGGGTCTCTAATACCTTCAGTCCATTCCCCAaaggaaattgatcagaaaatTGATTCATCTTTATGTCTAAGTTTAGGCCATTCATCAACTTCCACGGAAAGTAAGTGGAGTTCAGGCATTTTATGCACCTCACTATCTCCAGTAAAAGAAACTCACAAGTCCTTGATGGACCTGGAAGTGAACTTCGGTTTTTATCTTGCCAATGAGACGACAGCAAGGCCGAAAAGTTCAGCTATCTCCATTCCAAAAGTACTTGACGCAGGGACTGCAATTGATCTGGAACTGAGTCTTTCCAGTAGTGCCGCTGAATCTGATGTTACTACTGTGCCACACGGTTTTGGTGGAGCTTTTCATACTGATGAAGTATCGACAGGTTCTTATCGGAATACTGGTAGcttttttcatccattgcatgcGCCACAGGACAAAGAGGCTAATTTCTTCTCGAAGCAGGCAATAAAAGAAGTTGAGCCATCTCCAGTCTCTCCTGATCCCTCCTCAAGTGTAATAACACATCCAAAAAGCTCAGTAACCTGTACTTCCGGGTCAACAAAGCATCAGCAGCAGCAGCGCAACAGTGGTATAAAACAGTGTCAGTTCAAGGGATGTGTTAAAGGAGCAAGAGGTGCTTCTGGCCTTTGCATTGCCCATGGTGGAGGCCGTAGGTGTCAGAAACCGGGCTGTCATAAGGGAGCCGAGGGTCGAACCGCATTCTGCAAGGCCCATGGCGGTGGTAGGCGGTGTGAATTCCTAGGGTGTACCAAAAGTGCAGAAGGACGCACTGATTTCTGCATCACGCATGGGGGTGGACGCCGTTGCAGTCACGAAGGCTGCACGCGGGCTGCAAGAGGGAAGTCTGGATTATGCATTAGACATGGTGGGGGCAAGAGATGCCAGATGGAGAATTGCACGAAAAGTGCGGAAGGACTCTCTGGCCTCTGCATTTCACATGGAGGTGGCCGGCGGTGTCAGTACCCCCAATGCACTAAAGGGGCGCAAGGAAGCACCTTGTTTTGTAAGGCCCACGGTGGTGGGAAACGTTGCATATTTGAAGGGTGCAATAAGGGCGCAGAGGGGAGCACGCCTTTCTGTAAGGGTCACGGTGGAGGGAAAAGATGTACATTCCAAGGAGGCGGGGTTTGCCCAAAGAGTGTGCATGGAGGGACTCTCTTCTGTGTGGCGCATGGTGGTGGTAAGAGATGTGCTTTCCCAGAGTGCTCCAGGAGTGCTAGGGGCCGGACTGATTTCTGCGTGCGCCATGGTGGTGGTAAAAGATGCAAATTCGACGGCTGTGGAAAAAGTGCTCAAGGAAGCACCGATTTCTGCAAGGCCCACGGTGGTGGAAAAAGATGTTCTTGGGGTCAACCTGGTTCCGAGTTTGGCCATGATAATCCTTGTAACTCATTCGCCAGAGGGACGACACGTGTATCTCATGGTGCTCTGATGCAAGACAAACGTGTTCATGGTGGTGCCACTCTAGGGGCTGTGGTCTTGGATCCAACACCCCAAAATCTGGGGAAGATGAAGGAGATTGCCAATGTACAGGATATGTATATTGATATTATGAAGATGGGAAATAACATTTTGACATCTACCGGTTGGAAATCTTTTGAGTTAAAGGAAGGGAATACGCCAGTTGGTGGAAGCTCATCATCAGTTTCCGAGGGAAGAGTGCACGGAGGAAGTTTGATGGCAATGCTGGCCGGTGGTTCAAACTGCACCAGGGGCACAATGACTACATCCGCGCCAGGGAAACCTTTTGGTAACGCCTAA
- the LOC104234200 gene encoding protein disulfide-isomerase-like: protein MAKSCKVFSTLLAIFAVLAIVAGVSADPVENEGQKVVAEEQKLEQEFVWTLDYTNYSDIISQHKMIVVEFYAPWCGYCQQLAPKYEEAASVLSSHDPPVILAKMDTTVPENAELARNYTHNGVPSIKIFRNGGKTVHDYKGTRETDGIISYLKKHAGPASLEIKSKEDAASLIDEKKIVVVGIFPELCLEKIKNFTVLAEDLRVDYDFVHTLDTKFLPRGGPVDKPTIRLFKPFDELYADFEDFQVEAMQNFIEETSVPIMAILDDKPENQAFVNHFLHSPGDKVFLFLNFTTDLDHFKSKYYDLAASYKGKEANFLLGDAETGKRALEYFGLNTDQVPLIFVLAMDGTKYVQRHVQPDSLAAWLKDFKDGKLKPYLKSQPIPEVNNEPVKVVVAETLEDMVFNSGKDVLLEFYRLGCKYCEEFAPVLDEIALSFENDVDVLIAKIDGTENDIPRERFEVQGFPTLYMISTAGSLSRFEGNRTKEAVIEFIQTNRGTPAPSDFVKSDLTVSEHAQTDSMKDEL from the exons ATGGCTAAAAGTTGTAAAGTTTTCAGTACCCTTTTAGCCATTTTTGCAGTACTAGCCATTGTTGCAGGTGTTTCTGCTGATCCAGTAGAAAATGAGGGACAAAAGGTAGTGGCAGAGGAGCAGAAGTTGGAGCAGGAATTTGTTTGGACTTTGGACTATACTAATTATTCTGATATTATTTCTCAACACAAGATGATTGTTGTTGAGTTCTATGCCCCATg GTGTGGTTATTGCCAGCAACTTGCCCCTAAG TACGAAGAAGCAGCTTCAGTGTTGAGTAGTCATGATCCTCCAGTTATTCTTGCTAAAATGGACACAACAGTTCCGGAAAATGCAGAACTCGCAAGAAATTACACTCATAATGGTGTTCCGAGCATTAAGATATTCCGGAATGGTGGCAAGACAGTTCATGATTATAAAGGTACTCGTGAGACAGATGGTATAATCTCATATTTGAAGAAACATGCCGGCCCTGCATCTCTTGAAATCAAATCAAAGGAAGATGCAGCAAGCCTTATCGATGAGAAAAAAATTGTTGTT GTTGGCATATTTCCAGAACTCTGCTTAGAGAAGATAAAGAACTTCACAGTTTTAGCTGAAGATTTACGAGTAGATTACGACTTTGTTCACACACTTGATACTAAATTCCTCCCTCGTGGTGGGCCGGTTGATAAGCCAACTATTCGTCTATTTAAGCCATTTGATGAACTCTATGCTGATTTCGAG GATTTTCAAGTTGAGGCGATGCAGAATTTCATTGAAGAAACTAGCGTTCCAATCATGGCTATTCTCGATGACAAGCCCGAAAACCAGGCATTTGTTAACCACTTTTTGCATAGTCCCGGGGATAAG GTATTTTTATTTCTGAACTTCACTACGGATCTTGATCATTTCAAGTCCAAATACTATGATCTTGCCGCCAGTTACAAAGGAAAGGAAGCGAACTTCCTCTTAGGAGATGCTGAGACCGGTAAAAGAGCCCTTGAG TATTTTGGATTGAACACTGATCAAGTACCTTTGATTTTCGTACTTGCCATGGACGGTACAAAATACGTTCAACGACATGTACAACCTGATAGCCTTGCAGCTTGGTTGAAGGATTTTAAG GATGGCAAGTTGAAACCATACTTGAAATCGCAGCCTATTCCGGAAGTTAATAATGAACCTGTCAAGGTTGTGGTTGCTGAGACTCTAGAGGATATGGTTTTCAACTCAGGGAAAGATG TATTGCTAGAGTTCTATCGTCTTGGTTGTAAATACTGCGAGGAATTTGCTCCCGTCTTGGATGAAATCGCGCTCTCATTTGAAAACGACGTTGATGTCCTAATTGCTAAGATT GATGGAACAGAAAATGATATACCTCGTGAACGATTCGAAGTTCAAGGATTCCCAACATTATACATGATATCTACAGCCGGTAGTTTGTCGCGATTCGAGGGGAATAGAACAAAAGAGGCTGTTATTGAATTTATCCAGACTAATAGGGGTACCCCTGCCCCCTCAGACTTTGTAAAATCTGATCTAACAGTATCAGAACATGCACAAACAGATTCAATGAAGGATGAGCTATAA